The sequence below is a genomic window from Deltaproteobacteria bacterium GWC2_55_46.
TCCCCGGGCATGATGCCTGCCCTGCCGTTCACGCTGAGGAGGGCCTTCCCGGAAGATGCCTCCCAGCCCCCGGGGGCGCGGTACCTTTCGACCTCAAGATAAAATCTCGTCCTCTTGCCGGACGGCTCGACCTGAAGCACGCGCCCTTCGAGCACATGGCCCGCCTTTTCGGTGAATAAACTCTCCCTCTGCACGCGGCTCAAGATATGCTCAGGGTCTATATCAGGGCGCGAATACGGGATTATAAAGAGCGCGCCTGTGAAGAAGAAGGCCGGGACGGCCGCGAGGCGGCTGAACCTTAGCCCCGATTGATAAGAGGCCGCCAATATGATGACGGAAAAAAAGATGGCTGAAAGGACAAGCCCATAGGACCAGCACAGGCTCTCCGAGACGATTATCCCGGAGATGAAGGAAATGGCGACAGGCACAAGTGGGCGCATAGGAGTGTGGCGGGGATGGGACCTTTGTAACACATGAGAGGCTTCTTTTGAACTAAAAACTGGATACCGCGCGGCTTGACGGGCCATCAGCCCGTGAGAGGGGATGATTGGAGGCTACTCCTGGGCCATACGGCCATGGCCGTATGGCCGTATGATATCAGCCTAACCCGGCTATTTTACGATGAGGTTGTTCTTAACCGATTTGACTCCAGAAACACCTGCCGCAACCTCTCCCGCCTTTTTGACGCTTGCCTCCGACTCAACAAAACCGCTTAGCTGGACCGCCCCTTTGTAGGTGTCGACATTTATCTGAAGCGCCTTCAATGAAGGTTCTCTTATGATCTCGGCCTTTACCTTGGCTGTGATAGCCGCGTCATCTATATACTCCCCGGTGCTCTTTGTCTTCTCAGTGGAAGCGCATCCCGTTAAAATAGTTATCAGCACGACACATGCAAAGTATCTCAAGATACGATCAGGCCTTATCATATCGCTCTCCTTAAAGGAATTTTGAACGACTCCTGTTACACCGGCTAATTTAATGTTAGCTCACTTTGCCGGCCAGTCAAGCTTCGCAATAATCATATGCCGGGCAAAAAAAATGGCCTCCCCGTCAGCCCCGCAAAGCATCGTATATAATCAATCTGGGAGGTGAAATGAACATGGATAATTTTTCTACAGAGAGAGAGAGAGAGAACTGAGTATATGGAAAAATCAAGGTATCTGGATATCATCTTCGAGCGAGTTCCGGAAGGGCTCGCCATAATAGATGCCGAAAAACAAAGAGTAGTCCTTGTAAGCAGATACGCGGCCCGGATAGTGGGCCGCTCCAGAGAGGAGCTTGAGGGAGCGACAGAGGATGACCTGATAGAGAGATGGGATATCTTTAAAAGCGACGGAGTATCAAGGCCAAAAAAAGAAGAGTTCCCTATCTTCAGAACGCTGACAAAAGGGGAATGCATCGAAAACGAGGAGTGGATCTTCAGAAAGCCGAACGGGGCGAGGGTCTGCATCCTCATGAACGCATGCCCTGTCTTTGACGAAGGTGAGGTAACCGGCTCCGTCATCTCCTGGGTAGATATAAGCGAGCGAAAGGCAAACGAGGAGAAGCTCAGGGTCCTCAACGTCGACCTCAACGAAGCCCTCAGGAAGGTAAAGGTCTTAA
It includes:
- a CDS encoding transporter — translated: MIRPDRILRYFACVVLITILTGCASTEKTKSTGEYIDDAAITAKVKAEIIREPSLKALQINVDTYKGAVQLSGFVESEASVKKAGEVAAGVSGVKSVKNNLIVK